Part of the Tenacibaculum sp. SZ-18 genome, TACTGTGTTTAGCCCAGTATTATACTATGTTTATAAATGTTATTTGTAGTAATTAAGTAACAATTTATTTACATTAGAAAACAGTCAATAAAATACATTTGCCACAGTAAATAATTTGAGTTAATAACTCCCCTAATGATCAAAAAGACGACATCTATTTTAGAGTCGTCTTTTTTGTTTTATTTATGTGAAAGATTTATTTAAATCTGTTGTAATGAACTTGAATATGTTCAGGAACATCTATAGTTAAAGGATAACCTTTATCTGGAATAGGTTGTTCTAACTTTTGTTTTACAGGAATAATTCCTGCCCAATGTGGTAATTTATAATCCTCTGGTTCATCATTTACGCCTTCAGCTCTAATTTTGGCAGAAGCTGAGGTAATTGTGAACTCGACAACCATTGTTCTGTCCAGTTCTTTTTGATGCATTGGACGCAGTGTATCCCAATGATTTGAAATCATCTGATTAACAATGTTTTTCAAAATGCTAGTTTTGTTACTATTGTTTTTTATTTCTTTTAAATCACCAAACAATGTAACAGAACGATAATTAACTGAGTGATGTAGTCCGGAACGAGCAACCACTAATCCATCTAAATGCATCACATTAATAGATGTTTTACTAGATTCTAAAATAGCCTTAAGCATTCTGTTTGCGGTTGATCCATGTAAATAAATTTTATCATCTTTTCTCGCGTAAGCCATAGGAATACTTATGGGATAACCATCGTAAATGTAACCAACTTGAGCTATAAATCCCGCATCAAGAATTTCGTTTATTTTTTTTTCATCATAAATAGCTCTTTTTGCACCTCTCTTAACTCTGTTTAGTTTTGTTTTTTCGAATTCTACCATTTTTTTAATTTGAAATTGTTATCGGATTATGTTCAATTTTGAAATTACATGAGTTCGCTATAAAACACATTTTATTGGCCTCTTTATGTAATTCATTTGCCAAATCTATTTTAGAGGCTTCCGTAATAGTAACTATTGGATTTAAAGTAACGTTTGTGCATTTTCCGCTTCCATCTTTTGCTTCTTCCATTATTCCGATTACATTATCAATATATTTCGTTACGATGATCCCATTTACAGAACATAAATGCAAATACCAAAGCATATGACAAGAAGATAAGGAAGAAATGAAAAGATCTTCCGGATTATATCTTGTTTTATCTCCTAAGAATGAAGGATCACTCGATCCTTTTATAGCATCATACTTTTCAACAATTTCAATATGATGATTTCTATTGTATTCGTTATATTTTGAGGTTCCTGAACCTTCATTGCCTGTCCAAGTAATTTGCGCTTTATAGTTGTGCTTTTTCATGTTATAATTTTTTAGCTAGAATTGGATTTTCATATCCTTTTTTACCAATTTGAAATGAAATACTTCCAACTGTCTCAAAATTATTTTTTTGATAGAATTTAATTGCTTTTATATTCTTAATGTAAACAGATAACCAGATTATATCGAAATCAAGTTCTTTAGCTTTATCTACTGTTTTATTTAATAAGTCTATTCCGAACTTTTGTGAAATAAATTCTTCCAG contains:
- a CDS encoding OsmC family protein — protein: MKKHNYKAQITWTGNEGSGTSKYNEYNRNHHIEIVEKYDAIKGSSDPSFLGDKTRYNPEDLFISSLSSCHMLWYLHLCSVNGIIVTKYIDNVIGIMEEAKDGSGKCTNVTLNPIVTITEASKIDLANELHKEANKMCFIANSCNFKIEHNPITISN
- a CDS encoding pyridoxamine 5'-phosphate oxidase family protein, whose protein sequence is MVEFEKTKLNRVKRGAKRAIYDEKKINEILDAGFIAQVGYIYDGYPISIPMAYARKDDKIYLHGSTANRMLKAILESSKTSINVMHLDGLVVARSGLHHSVNYRSVTLFGDLKEIKNNSNKTSILKNIVNQMISNHWDTLRPMHQKELDRTMVVEFTITSASAKIRAEGVNDEPEDYKLPHWAGIIPVKQKLEQPIPDKGYPLTIDVPEHIQVHYNRFK